The genomic interval CTGCCCAATATCCGGTTACCGCGCCGCCGCTACTTCACCACCAACGACCCGGTGATGACGCCGGCACTGCTGGACTACTTTTTCAACCAGAAGACCCAGGGCTTTGCGCTGCTGGACCCGCGCAAAAAAGCGCTGCTGCACACCATCTACAACCTGCCCGAATACCAAAGCGTGCTGCCCGGTACGCCCGCCGCCAGCACCACGGCGCATCCGCTGCGCGCACACCCGCGCTATTCGCTCAAATGCCCGGCCGAGCTTCGGCTGGAACGCGCAGACGGTACCGAAATCCACACGCTGGATGTCATCGAAATCTCCAACGGCGGCTTCCAGGCGCATTGCGCCAGCGTACTGCCTGCACAGCTGTGGGGGACTGCGTCGGTGCATCTGGGGCAGGGCGAAAAATCCACCGTGCGGGCGATGGTGGTGCGTGCCAAAGACGGTTTTTACGGTTTCAAGCTCGATGCGCCCGATGCCGCCTGGCTGCGCTGCGTACTGGCGCTGGAATCCGGCACCACCCACGCCCACGTGGCTATGCCGGCTGCAGGTTGATTTGCTACGTATTTAGTAGCTTCTCATGCTTATGGGATAAGCACGAGAGGCTGATTTCCTTAAAATATTTTCCGGGCCAAGCTCAGTGCAGGTAATCGCCATCGGGCGCGCCCGGCGACACATTGAAGAAGCTAGTGCCAGTGGTACCCCGGCCAATTTCCTCTTCAGTGGCTTCGCGCACACCGGCCACGCCCAACTTCAGACGCAGCGCCATCCCGGCCAGCGGGTGGTTACCGTCCAGCACCACGTGCTCGGGGTAGATTTCAGAGACGATGAACAGGCCGTGGCGGGGTACCTCGGGGCTGATGCCTTCGGGCAGGGCGTTGCCGTCAAAGCTCATGCCTTCTTCCAGCACGTCAGGGAAAAGGCTGCGCGCTTCCAGAAAAATCAACTGGTCGTTGAAGTCGCCAAAGGCTTCCTCGGGCTCCAGCTGTAGCTCCAGCACATCGCCGACCTGGTGGCCCTGCAATTCTTCTTCCACCTTCTTGAGCAGATCGCCGCCGCCCACCAGAAGTTCTACCGGCTCGTCGAGCACGTCCAATTCCACGCCCAGGGTGTCCTTGAGCGTCCAGGTCAGAGCGACCACACATTGTTGGGTAATTTCCATAGGAGAATTGTCGCAGTTTAGGCACCGGCCTTCATGACACACCCAAGGATATCTGTGGACACCACCCAAATTTTGCCGCTGCTGGGCGGACTCAGCCCGCAGCAATTCATGCGCGACTACTGGCAAAAAAAGCCCTTGCTGATCCGCCAGGCTATTCCCCACTTTCAGGCCCTGCTGGACCGCAGTGCGCTGCTGGCGCTGGCCGAACAAGACGAGGTCGAGTCGCGCCTGGTCATCCAGACCGATGCCGGCTGGAAGATGAAAAACGGCCCCTTGCCGCGCCGCGCCCTGCCACCCTTGAAAACTCCTGGCTGGACCTTGCTGGTGCAGGGTGTGGACACCCACGCCGCCACGGTGCACGCGCTGCTGCAACAGTTCCGCTTCGTGCCCGATGCGCGGCTGGACGACGTGATGGTCAGCTTTGCCACCGACGGCGGCGGAGTCGGTCCGCACTTTGACAGCTACGACGTTTTTCTGTTGCAAGCCCACGGCCAGCGCCGCTGGCGCATCGGGCGGCAAAAAGACCTGACCCTGGTGGATGGCGCACCGCTGAAGATATTGGCGAACTTTGTGCCCGAGCAAGAATTTGTGCTGGAACCGGGCGACATGCTCTACCTGCCGCCGCGTTACGCCCATGACGGCGTGGCGGTGGGCGAGTGCATGACCTATTCGGTGGGTTTCCGGGCCCCGAAGCGCGCCGAATTGGTCCGCGAACTCATGCAGCGCATGGCCGAAGAAGCCGAGGACGCGGTGGGCGAAGCCTTGTACAGCGACCCCGACCAGCCCGCCACCGACACCCCGGGTGCCATTCCGGTGGCGCTGCAGGACTTTGCGCAGACTGCGCTGCAAGAGCTGTTGGACGACCCGGTTGCTTTGCAATGCGCACTGGGCGAGGTGCTCACCGAACCCAAGGCGCAGGTTTGGTTTGAGGCCAGCGAACCGTCCGAGCCGCTGGGTGCCGTCACGCTGGACCCGCGCAGTCGCATGTTTTACGACGCGCACCACATCTTCATCAACGGCGAGAGCTTTCGTGCCGGCGGGCGCGATGCCACCCTGATGCGCCGCCTGGCCGATGCGCGCACACTGGGGGCCAAAGAACTGGCCCGCGCCAGCGCCGATGCACGTTCCTTGGTGCTGTCGTGGTGCGCCAATGGCTGGGTGCATTCCCACTGAAAGGTTTTGCTATGGACGACTTGCCGCTCACCCCCGATGTGCCCCAACGCCCTACTGGTCGCTTTCTGGGTCGGGTGGCGTTCCAGCAGATGGTGCGTGATGCCCTGGCCTGCGCGGCGCACGAAGGATGGCGAGAGATCGTCGTCAGCGACCCGACTTTTGAGGATTGGCCGCTGGGGGAGCGGGAAGTTTGCACATCTTTACAAGCCTGGGCCCAGCCAGGGCGTCAGTTCACCATGCTCGCTGTGTCCTACGACGCCATCGTGCGCCGCCATGCCCGTTTTGTGGCCTGGCGCACCACCTGGTCACACCTGATCGACTGCCGCGCCTGCCGCAGCGCCGATCCGCAAGACCTGCCCAGCGCCCTGTATAGCCCTGTATGGACGATGCGCCGACTGGATCTGGAACACAGCAGCGGCATTTGCGGCGACGACGCCCAGCGGCGCGTTTTGCTGCAGCAGGCGCAGGGCGAGTGGCTGCGCAAAAGCAGTCCAGCCTTCCCATCCACTACGCTGGGGCTGTAGTTTCCATGTTGTATTTACGAGTAAGGGTTTTTGGGCATTGCAGAAGAAGAAGCTTATAATCAAAGGCTGAGTTGAAAGAGCTCGAGTGCTTTCTCTCGGTCGCATCAACCTCATAGTTGTGCTGACGATTTCCGGAAATTGTTTTTACTCTCTATCTCTTTAAGGAATTTTCTAATGAACAAATCGCTTGTACTCGCGGCTCTGATGGCTGCTGTTGTTTTGGCTGCTTGCGGCAAAAAAGAAGAACCAGTTGCTGCACCTGCACCTGCTGTGGAAGCGCCTGCTGCTGCTCCAGTTGTTGCTGCTGAAGCTGCTGCTTCCGCTGCCACCGACGCTGCTGCTGCTGCTACCAGCGCTGCTGCTGCTGCTGGCACCGCTGTCGAAGCTGCCAAAGACGCTGCTTCCGCCGCTGCAAAGTAATTTCTCTTTGCGCTTTGAAAAGCCACCGCGAGGTGGCTTTTTTTATGGGCGATTGGCAGGCACGCAGAGTTAGTCCTTGCATTCCAGACTTTGCCCACCAGCTATGATGATCAAGCTGTGGGCGAATGCCCTGCGACGATGGAGAAACGTGTGACTGATTTTGTAACGATCGTGGTGCGGTTCCTGGTTCGCACGGTGGTACTGGCGATGGGCCTGGTGTTCGCAGCAAGTTTGTTGATGGTTGTGGCGGCGCTGGCCCTGCTGTGGGGCGTGCGGGCTTTGTGGGCCAAGCTTACCGGCCAGCCAATGGCCCCTTGGGTCATGCGGGTGAGCCCCAGCGCGGGCTGGAGCCGGGCTTCCCAGGCCGCCAGCCGATGGCAGACTGCCGCCAAGCAGCCCACAGGCCGTGCCGGTTCCGGTCGTGACCTGGCCGATGTGACCGATGTACAGGCCAAGGAGCTCTGAACCGGGTTCTCCGGTGGAGATGCCTTTTCACTTGGCTCATTGACAGCTTGCCACTGCGGCGTAAACGGGCTACGACATTGCCTTCTCAAATGCCTCGTGTTGTCGGTTCGTTCGCGCCTGTTCCCTTGGCCCGTGGAGGCGTCCAGTAGAGAAATGAAGTCTGTACAGCCCTGATGCGGCGCAGAATCAGCGCCAGGCACACGGGTCGAACTTGGCTGTTACTTCTTTACACAATTCTCCAGTCAAGCAGACACCCAACCAGCGTGGGTGCTTTGCAGGTGGCGTTAAATTCGTCTGTGTGCTTACACATTACTATTGCGGTAAAGCTTTAGAAGCTTCGGTATAACTCTGTCCATCTACGGTCAAGCCTTGGGCTGAAAACTTGGCGGCGCTTTTGCCCTTAACGCCGGGCACCCGTGCCATCAAATCTTCCCAGCTTGTGAACCTGCCCTGCCCACGCTCAAGCAGAATTTTGCGGGACATACCCGGGCCAATGCCTCGGATCCCGTCCAGTGCCGCCACATCGGCTTGGTTGACATCGACAGCGCTCCAGGTCAAACCTGCATACAGGGCCAGAGGGATCAGCATTATCTTGTGCAACATGGTGTGCTTTGTCAGTTTTGAGGCATCGAGGTTCGTTATCGTACGCTGCGAGCCAGTTAAGATCGAGAATGTATTGCAATTGACAAAGGATTGAGTCATGAAGATTTTGGTGACAGGGGCTGCGGGCTTTATTGGCATGACTGCATCGTTAAAGCTATTGGCGCGTGGCGACGAAGTGGTGGGACTGGACAACCTGAACGACTACTACGACGTAAACCTGAAACACAATCGTCTGAAACGTCTGACATCGCATGCAAATTTCAGGTTCGTACAACTGGACGTGGGTGACCGTACCGGTATGGCGGCATTGTTTGCCGCGGAGAAATTCGACCGGGTGATCCATCTTGCCGCGCAGGCAGGGGTGCGCTATTCGCTGCAAAACCCGCACGCTTACGTGGACAGCAATTTGGTTGGTTTTGTCAACGTACTAGAAGGGTGTCGCCATAGCAAGGTCCAGCATCTGGTTTACGCATCCAGCTCTAGCGTGTACGGTGGCAACACCAAGATGCCATTTTCGGAGCATGACAGCGTGGACCATCCGGTGAGTCTGTACGCGGCAACCAAAAAAGCCAACGAGTTGATGGCCCATACCTACAGCCATTTGTACAACTTACCCACCACGGGACTGCGATTTTTTACGGTCTACGGTCCGTGGGGCAGGCCTGACATGGCTTTGTTCTTGTTTACCAAAGCCATCATGGATGGTCGCCCAATTGATGTGTACAACTACGGCAACATGCAGCGAGATTTCACCTACGTGGATGACATCGTGGAAGGCGTGATTCGCGTGTTGGACCGGGTAGCAGCACCTGATGCTGCCTACGACTCGGCAATCGCTGACCCCGCTACCAGCAATGCACCTTATCGCGTTTTCAACATTGGTAACAATAATCCTGTTCCATTGCTTGATTTTGTGGCTTGCATTGAGGACGCTCTGGGTAAAAAAGCCGAGAAACGCTTGCTGCCTCTACAAGACGGCGATGTGCCTGCCACCTACGCAAATACCGATGCGTTACAAGATTGGGTTGGCTTCGTGCCTGGTACAACTATCCAAACGGGTATAGGCAACTTTGTTGCTTGGTACCGTGAATATTACAAAGTTTGAATTGACGACCGACGGGCAAGCCGTCGGTCTAAATAAAGGTGCGGCTTAAGAGCCCTTGTACTCCGGCCTCGCACATATCCAATACCCGCTCAAAGCCTTCGCTGTTCCCGTAATACGGATCAGGGACTTCATCGGCCAGTGTTTCCTGGCTTGCGGCAAGAAACATTTTTAACTTGTGTTGTGACTCGGGTGGGCATAGACGCTGCAATTCGCCGTAGTTGGTACGGTCCATTGCCAGAATCAAATCAAAGCGTTTGAAGTCTTTATCTTCTACAGGTCGAGAACGCGTTTTTCCCACTGTGTAACCCCGGCGCTCCAACGCGGCAGCAGCACGCGAATCTATCCGCATCCTGCTTTTGCTCGCATGGGTGCCTGCAGACTCAAAACAGACCTGTTGGGAAATCCCGCCGCGTTGTGCTAATTGGGTAGCTACTATCTGCGCCATGGGAGATCTGCAGACATTGGCTGCACAGACAATCAAAATATAGTACACAATTTATCACGTAATCTTTTGCAACTAACAATCAAAAATCCTATTGATTTAGTTGGCTGAATTCTCATGCTTAATAAGTATGGGCATCAGTAATCTGCGCATCAACAGACCTACCCCTCCCCAAAGTGTAATAAACCACACAGGTACCCCGCCGATTGGCGCACCTGGGTAAAACCACTGGCCGCTGTGCACCCCAACGTACTCGATGGCGGCTCCGAAAATAATAAAATAAATTGTGTAAGAAAAGTCTAATGGCTCGTGGTACAGAATGAGCCCTGCGATGAGCAGTATGCCCGTCACGATGGTCAATATTTTAGCATCCGGAATGGCGGCAAAAGCTATGGCGAAAGACAGGGCCAGCAACCATACAGTGGCTCGGTTACCTGTGGGAGCGGGACCGCCCAAAACACGCTTTAAGTGTAATAAATAAAAACCCCACATAAAGACTTCATAGATGGGCATTCCTAATACATCTGGATCAGAGAATGAAAAAATGCCTTGTTTCAGCGAGGCGGCATTCATGGCTGTAAAAAATATACAGACACAGGTATAAAAAATAAAATCCAGTTTGCTGAGCTTTTTAAAAGTCAGCACCCATAAAACTAAAAATGCCGCTAATTTTCCAAAATTAGTCGGCATAAAAGCAATTATTAGCAATGAAGCTGGTATTTGCAAAAGAAGTAGGAGGCGTGGGTTCATGCTACTTATAGTTTTAGAGGATGCCGCTTTCAAAAAAATAAGGCCTCCGAAGAGGCCTTATTTGTATCGATTAACCGCGATTCGAATTCAGTTTTTGGCGGCGGCGTGTTGCGCCAAGGCCCAGCAAACCGAGGCCGATCAAAGCCAGCGAGCTTGGCTCGGGAACAGCAAACCCAGTCGCTGGGTCGGTGATGCGTGCACCCAACAGGCAGTTAGCGGTGCCGACGGGGCAAGAATCCCAGCTGTTCAACGATTCGTAAATGTTACGGAAACGCACATCACGTTGACCGTAGTTCGTCGTGAAGAAATCGGTGTTCATCGCGGTGGTCCAGTCGCCCACAATCGATGTATTCACGTTGGCGTAAGAAGTTGCCAGGCCAGCGAAACCACCATTGCTAGGAATCGTAGAACCGTTAATGAACACAACGTTGCTCAGGTCATTGATACCGGAAGCAAACTCGAGGTGGGCCAACAAGATACCTTGGGTGTAGCCGGTTGCCGTAGATTGGCTGGTACGCACAGTAGCTGCGGTGGTAGCCAGATCGGTCACACCGTAGACTGTGGTGTCGCGGTAGTACAGGTCAAGAAAACCACCCGTGGCTGGGAATGCGTTGCCGCCCGTGCCAGAAGGCAGGCCGCTGGTGCCGTAGAACATACCGGTAATTTGACCGCCATTTTGCAAGTCTGCAAAAACATTAGGGCCAGTCGTTTCGATTGTGTTGGGGCCGGTAACTAACCCACGATTGATGGTCGAGACGGTGAAAACGCCCCAGTTGATTTCGTTGGCGTAACCGGTGTTGCCCGTTACCGCGATTTGCTCACGGCCATCAAACTTGATGTAGTAAGGGCCTGTGGGCAGGGTAACCGGAGCCGCTACTGCGCTGAGTGATGCGACCGAGGCCAGGGCCAAAGCTAAAAATTTGTACTTCATGATTTTCTCCGTTAAGGAACTGCTGTTTCAACCTTACAAGCGTAACGTCTTGCTGTGTCTATATAAGCAGCATCTGTGCCAGTTTTTTCTAAAAATCGTAAGTGGTTGTTTGGTATGGATAAATTGGGATTTACTCTGCCAAAGTCGCTAACCCTTCATGCCCTTGTGTAAAAAAAACTGACAGTCTGGGACCCCAAAGCCGGGTGCCTCCGCGGCCTCATTGGTACCGCCCCGGCGACAAGATGTTCGATGGATCCAGGCTTGCCCGAAGCCGGGCGTGGAACGCTTTTGCATGCACTTGCTCGTGCGACAGCAATTCCATGGCGCTCACACCTACCCGGTACGGAAAATAGCCCAGAGATTTGCCTGTTGTCAGTAAGTCTTTGTAGCAGGCCATGGCGGCCTCGGCGGCCGCGGGATCCGCCCGGTCAAAGATCAGGGGCACCGTACTGTCAAACAGCTTGTCGCTGATGGATGTAAAGGTGATCAATGGTTCCATTCCATACTGCAGTGCCAAGCGCTTGACCATGTTGGCGTAGTTGCGAACATAGGTGGGACTCATTGGTACCAATGGTGCATACCAAATCAGGCCGCAACCATCGCGTGCTGGGTCCCGCCACTGTCCGGTGGGGGGCACTGGATTGCGCCAATAGGCCAACGGCAGGGCTGTTTCATTCGGTCGCCCGCCCACCAATTCCAGCGATTGGGCCAATGTGGCCGTTGTGCTTGCGAGCCGCTGGCCCATGGGCCCTGGAATCCACTTGGCCACACTGGCGATGGTGCGGGCTTGGTTCAGGCTCAAAAAAATGAGGCGGCTGGCAATGCCTTTCAACGCGGTGCGGATTTCCTTTTGGGCCGCTGCCACCATGCGATTGGTACCGTAAAGAGTTCCGAAACCAGTCCATGGAAAGATTTGGTATTGGCGACCAAGCTCTTCAACCACTGGCAATGGGATCAAGCCCGCCGAATCCAATCGATCCGCAGGAAACGGGATCGACATGGCCAAAACCCGGTGCTGGTTCATCAAATTGACGGCACCCACCGTTCCGTGCAGCCGGGTCAATATGGAACGAATGCGGGTTACCGCAGGCTCCAGGTACGCATCATCTTTCAGGCTAAACAAACACACCTTGACGCACTCTGGGCGGCGGGCAAGAGCGATGGTCATGCGGGTGACCACCCCGAAGCCACTTTGGGTGAAAAGCCCCGCCGAATAGGGGCCAATGCCCCATTTGAAAAGCCGGGCCAGTTCTTCGCCGCCGGCCTCCCTCAGAGCGGTCTTGTACAGGGTTCCGTCGGCCAGTACCGCCTCAAGATCGGTCACTGCCCCGAAGTGATCCGTATGGGGGGTGACACCATAGCCGCGCTCCAGGGCATTGGCCAGCAAACTGCACGTTGGCCCCGCGCCTGTAACGGGAACCAGATAAGGATGGTTACCGTTGTCCAGGAAGTCGGCCAACATTCCTTGTGTGACTCCGGGCTCTAGCGTCACCACGCCAAATTCTGCATCGAAATGAAGAATTTTTTGCAGCATCGACAGGTCCAGGATGACGCAATTGTTCTGGGCTGGCAGAGCCGTTCCGTAGCCCCAGTTATGTCCTGTACTGATGGGATAGACCGGGACTTGGTGCCGCTGCGCGATGCGCATCACTTCTGGCAGCAAGGCCGCATCCGTGATGCGCAAGGCCGCCGGAATGGTGCGCTTTATCGCGCTTGCATCCACCCCATACATGCTTTGAGCTGCCTCGGCACGAACAACCTGCTGCGCGCCCAATAGCAGCTGCCAATCGGATAAGGCAGTTTCAATGTCCATGTGTTTGCTCCTGTGTCATGAGGTTCATTTCTACAAGCTCGTTTGTAACAAAATTTGTGCATAAGCAGGGACAAGTTTTGATCCGCTCTACGGTCTGACCTGGTGGATTTCGCCGTCACCGGCTTGGCAATGTGGAGCAGCGCAGGTGAATCTGCCTGCCAATGCGTTATGGCTTCGGCCCGACCAGGGTACAAACCGCTTAACGCTCCCTGCGGTGCCCAAGGTGGCCCGTAACTCTCTCTGGGCGTGGTCGGGTATCGCCTTGGGTGGGGCGGTGGTTTTCTGCAACTTGGCTTTGGTTCGCATGGGCATTGCCGTTGCGTTGGCCGATGTTGGCAGGCCCCTGGAGGTGGGCTGCATCCGTCCAGGATATTGATGAAAATGCGCTCTCGTGCTCAACGAGCCTGCACAAGCAGCTATAAAAAATGTAGTTTCTTAGCCTGAATGCGGCACGCTGCGAGGTGTCCCCCGCAGATCACGCTGCATCAACGGATTCACGGCTGAGGTTGATGCGGGCCCGCACGAACGGCTTGCGTAGGTCCCCAGGCTGCACAAGACCTAGGCCGCGCCCTGGCAACTTCTGCAGGTCTGCCTTGGTCCCAAAGACGGCATCCAAACCCACCGGCATATCGGCGTCGAATTCCACCAAAAAATCGGCATCACTGCTGCGGGCATCAAAGTTGTGCGCCCGCGCCACCGACCCGAACACGTCCAGCCGCTCGACGCGGTAGCCCTGGCAAATGGCCGAGATGCCGGGGCGGCTTCAGACCCGGTCCAGATCGCGGACCAAGCTCACCACCTTGGTGGTGATGATGTCGATGGCCGGCCCGTTGGCACCGTGCGGCAGGATCACGTCGGCACGGCGTTTGGTGGGCTCGATGAACTGCTTGTGCATGGGGCGCACGGTTTCCAGGTACTGGGTGATCACGCTCTCGGCACTGCGCCCGCGCTCGGCCATGTCGCGCTGCAGGCGGCGGATAAAGCGCACATCGGCGGCGGTATCCACAAAAATCTTCAGCGACATCATCTCCGGCCCGATCGATGCCAGTACCTGGCGCGTCACCGTGGATTTGCCGCTGCCACTGCCGCCTGCCACGCCGATCACGAAGGGTTTGTGAGGGGCTTTGTTCACGGGGTCTCTGTATGCAGCAGGCAAAGGCTGCGAGTTTACAAGCCAGGCGCGGGGTTCAAGACTTAAGCCTCAGGCCTGCCACACTCCCAGCCCCGCCGAGCGCAGGTCGATGCCGATCTCGATCTCCTTGTCCACTGCGTCTTGGTAGGTCAGGGGGTTAAAGGCCTCGTACAGATCTGGCAGCAGCCGCAGGCCATACCGCTGCACATAACGATTCGCCTGGATACCCGCCTTGTGTTTGTCAAAGCGCACATCCGGGTCCAGCCCCGTCATGCCCACATACACGCACAGCTTGCCCTCCACATAGCCCGGATTGCCCTTGCGAAAGCGCGGCTCCCGCAGCACGTCTTTGGAGAGCTCGACCACGTAGACGTGGTGGTGTTTGCGGCGGGGCATGGGGGAACGAAATGCTCGCTAGTATGGGGCCGCAACGCGCGCGGAATAGGCGCAAGCAGCTATTCAAAACGTAGCAATTAATGCTCAAACAGCCTGCTGCGCACCATGCCGCGTCAGATCGGGCTGCCCGGCCAGCAAACCTGCGACCGAGATGTCTTCGTCCAGCGCCTCCCAGTGCAGGCCGCCCTTGCTGAGTTCCACCAAGTCCCGTTGCGCGGGGGTGGCTTCCAGTAAACGCGGGAACCAGGCCAGCGGCGCGGCAATGGTGCGGCCATCGGACAGGCTGACCCACACTGTGTCGTCGTCGAAGCGCACGGCTGTAGGCGAAATGTTCATTCCATGACCTTTCAATCAATTCCTTGTGGGCCACCACCACGTCCCGCAATCCCCGCAGCGTGCGCGCATCGAAGCCGTCGCTATCGGCCAGATAGATGCTGGGGGGTCAGCCAGAACTTGGCT from Comamonadaceae bacterium OS-1 carries:
- the slyD_1 gene encoding FKBP-type peptidyl-prolyl cis-trans isomerase SlyD, coding for MEITQQCVVALTWTLKDTLGVELDVLDEPVELLVGGGDLLKKVEEELQGHQVGDVLELQLEPEEAFGDFNDQLIFLEARSLFPDVLEEGMSFDGNALPEGISPEVPRHGLFIVSEIYPEHVVLDGNHPLAGMALRLKLGVAGVREATEEEIGRGTTGTSFFNVSPGAPDGDYLH
- the wbgU gene encoding UDP-N-acetylglucosamine 4-epimerase, with product MKILVTGAAGFIGMTASLKLLARGDEVVGLDNLNDYYDVNLKHNRLKRLTSHANFRFVQLDVGDRTGMAALFAAEKFDRVIHLAAQAGVRYSLQNPHAYVDSNLVGFVNVLEGCRHSKVQHLVYASSSSVYGGNTKMPFSEHDSVDHPVSLYAATKKANELMAHTYSHLYNLPTTGLRFFTVYGPWGRPDMALFLFTKAIMDGRPIDVYNYGNMQRDFTYVDDIVEGVIRVLDRVAAPDAAYDSAIADPATSNAPYRVFNIGNNNPVPLLDFVACIEDALGKKAEKRLLPLQDGDVPATYANTDALQDWVGFVPGTTIQTGIGNFVAWYREYYKV
- the pchF gene encoding 4-cresol dehydrogenase [hydroxylating] flavoprotein subunit yields the protein MDIETALSDWQLLLGAQQVVRAEAAQSMYGVDASAIKRTIPAALRITDAALLPEVMRIAQRHQVPVYPISTGHNWGYGTALPAQNNCVILDLSMLQKILHFDAEFGVVTLEPGVTQGMLADFLDNGNHPYLVPVTGAGPTCSLLANALERGYGVTPHTDHFGAVTDLEAVLADGTLYKTALREAGGEELARLFKWGIGPYSAGLFTQSGFGVVTRMTIALARRPECVKVCLFSLKDDAYLEPAVTRIRSILTRLHGTVGAVNLMNQHRVLAMSIPFPADRLDSAGLIPLPVVEELGRQYQIFPWTGFGTLYGTNRMVAAAQKEIRTALKGIASRLIFLSLNQARTIASVAKWIPGPMGQRLASTTATLAQSLELVGGRPNETALPLAYWRNPVPPTGQWRDPARDGCGLIWYAPLVPMSPTYVRNYANMVKRLALQYGMEPLITFTSISDKLFDSTVPLIFDRADPAAAEAAMACYKDLLTTGKSLGYFPYRVGVSAMELLSHEQVHAKAFHARLRASLDPSNILSPGRYQ
- the udk gene encoding uridine kinase, producing the protein MNKAPHKPFVIGVAGGSGSGKSTVTRQVLASIGPEMMSLKIFVDTAADVRFIRRLQRDMAERGRSAESVITQYLETVRPMHKQFIEPTKRRADVILPHGANGPAIDIITTKVVSLVRDLDRV